A region of Xylocopa sonorina isolate GNS202 chromosome 13, iyXylSono1_principal, whole genome shotgun sequence DNA encodes the following proteins:
- the LOC143430392 gene encoding uncharacterized protein LOC143430392 isoform X2: MPLESKIPMVPGPEGAYNFTRNKIGKRLWVSAPDAEFNLSDPYGYEMQWTYDSLHDKHLVPYFSKPNIVRHLIKSGFVTKNLDAKCSLRDYNMYRRYLRRLHCDSIKKELRRRTKEAIEERAIQYAQEQAEKEVKRLKERERLLELKSSTMEERRLAERLKREQQKEKQRKIEERLRALQQKKQEDIRLRHVRSKERADLIRQKQKVAMDYRRKKIIQTLLEWNRKERKRKKMMEKRLAREREQKKQTMGRKARVSKETN; the protein is encoded by the exons ATGCCGTTGGAGTCGAAAATCCCGATGGTTCCCGGGCCGGAAGGAGCTTACAATTTCACTCGCAATAAAATTGGCAAACGATTATGGGTTTCCGCACCGGACGCTGAATTTAATTTAAGCGATCCATATGGCTACGAGATGCAATGGACTTACGACTCCCTTCACGACAAGCATTTGGTCCCTTACTTCTCCAAACCGAATATCGTTCGACATTTAATTAAATCCGGCTTCGTTACCAAAAATCTAGACGCTAAATGTTCTCTACGCGATTACAATATGTACAGGAGATACTTGAGACGATTGCACTGTGACAGTATAAAGAAGGAATTGAGAAGAAGAACGAAAGAAGCTATCGAAGAGAGAGCTATTCAGTACGCACAGGAACAAGCAGAGAAGGAAGTGAAGAG ATTGAAGGAAAGGGAAAGATTGTTAGAACTGAAAAGCTCCACTATGGAAGAACGTCGACTAGCCGAGAGATTGAAACGTGAACAACAAAAGGAAAAGCAACGAAAGATAGAGGAAAGATTGCGAGCGCTGCAACAGAAGAAACAAGAGGATATACGTTTGCGACACGTTAGAAGCAAAGAACGTGCTGATCTAATACGACAGAAACAAAAAGTTGCTATGGACTATCGACGGAAAAAGATAATTCAGACTCTATTGGAATGGAACAGGAAGGAACGTAAACGAAAGAAAATGATGGAAAAACGACTAGCACGTGAACGTGAACAGAAGAAGCAAACG ATGGGAAGAAAGGCAAGAGTTTCAAAAGAAACAAATTGA
- the LOC143430392 gene encoding uncharacterized protein LOC143430392 isoform X1 translates to MPLESKIPMVPGPEGAYNFTRNKIGKRLWVSAPDAEFNLSDPYGYEMQWTYDSLHDKHLVPYFSKPNIVRHLIKSGFVTKNLDAKCSLRDYNMYRRYLRRLHCDSIKKELRRRTKEAIEERAIQYAQEQAEKEVKRLKERERLLELKSSTMEERRLAERLKREQQKEKQRKIEERLRALQQKKQEDIRLRHVRSKERADLIRQKQKVAMDYRRKKIIQTLLEWNRKERKRKKMMEKRLAREREQKKQTVEQKWEERQEFQKKQIEKEQLLLQCIEVQRKEFIDNYREKVNRETKRMKSMI, encoded by the exons ATGCCGTTGGAGTCGAAAATCCCGATGGTTCCCGGGCCGGAAGGAGCTTACAATTTCACTCGCAATAAAATTGGCAAACGATTATGGGTTTCCGCACCGGACGCTGAATTTAATTTAAGCGATCCATATGGCTACGAGATGCAATGGACTTACGACTCCCTTCACGACAAGCATTTGGTCCCTTACTTCTCCAAACCGAATATCGTTCGACATTTAATTAAATCCGGCTTCGTTACCAAAAATCTAGACGCTAAATGTTCTCTACGCGATTACAATATGTACAGGAGATACTTGAGACGATTGCACTGTGACAGTATAAAGAAGGAATTGAGAAGAAGAACGAAAGAAGCTATCGAAGAGAGAGCTATTCAGTACGCACAGGAACAAGCAGAGAAGGAAGTGAAGAG ATTGAAGGAAAGGGAAAGATTGTTAGAACTGAAAAGCTCCACTATGGAAGAACGTCGACTAGCCGAGAGATTGAAACGTGAACAACAAAAGGAAAAGCAACGAAAGATAGAGGAAAGATTGCGAGCGCTGCAACAGAAGAAACAAGAGGATATACGTTTGCGACACGTTAGAAGCAAAGAACGTGCTGATCTAATACGACAGAAACAAAAAGTTGCTATGGACTATCGACGGAAAAAGATAATTCAGACTCTATTGGAATGGAACAGGAAGGAACGTAAACGAAAGAAAATGATGGAAAAACGACTAGCACGTGAACGTGAACAGAAGAAGCAAACGGTGGAGCAAAA ATGGGAAGAAAGGCAAGAGTTTCAAAAGAAACAAATTGAGAAAGAACAGCTTCTATTACAATGTATAGAAGTCCAACGGAAAGAATTTATAGATAACTACAGAGAGAAAGTGAATAGAGAAACGAAGAGAATGAAAAGTATGATTTAA